The Anastrepha obliqua isolate idAnaObli1 chromosome 5, idAnaObli1_1.0, whole genome shotgun sequence DNA window TGATAACTCCCGAACATAGGGATTTCCAACGCATTATTTGGAGAGAATCACCAGACACTGACCTAGCAGTATACCGTTTAACTACAGTGACGTATGGGATGGCTTGTAGCCCGTACAACGCAGTTCGCGCACTCAATCAATGCAGTTATGATAACTACAACGTAGTCGCAGATGGCCATCAGTCGATTGTTGCGCGCGATGCGATTCTGTCATCATTTTATGTAGATGATTTTCTCATCAGTTGTGACACTGAGGATAAAGCCTTCGAACTCGCTGTCAATGTGAGTGCGATTTTGTCGGCCGGACAGTTCCGTTTACGAAAATGGAATTCTAATAGTGGTGAGGTTGTAAAGCGTTTAATTAGTAACAATTCCTCAATCGTAGAGTTAGCAAGTGAACCATCGACGGCAACTGTGCTTGGTTTAAGTTGGGACCCAACAACAGATGAGATCTTTTTCAAAGCGAATCTAAACCAGAACATCGGATGTCTCACAAAACGTCGGGTTTTAAGTGAGGTCGCCAAACTATTTGATCCTACTGGCATGCTTGCTCCAATTGTTATTGCCGGGAAGATATTTATTCAGAAGTTGTGGTCTGCTGGCTTAGAATGGGATGCACCACTCCCAGATGCACTTCAAAATACGTGGGTCTTATTTTACAGAGAACTTGACGTGATAAACCGTGTCCGTGTACCACGATGGTTAGGTTTGGCTGAGGGTAAGACTACTATGCTACTTGGGTTTTGTGATGCAAGTCCACTTGCCTATGCGGCTGTCCTCTATACTAGGACAACAGACGGTGAAGGTCGGTCAACTGTATCATTGCTAACAGCTCGCACCAAAGTGGCGCCACTCAAGGGTGCAACGATTCCTCGCCTAGAACTTTGTGCGGCACATTTACTCGCATCCACACTTGACAGTGTGCGAACTGCTTTACGTCTAACGGACGCTTCTTATCATTTATGGTCCGACTCGCGAATCGTGTTATGTTGGTTACGTAAACCTCCAACTACTCTCAAGCCGTACATTTCCAATCGTGTTCGTCACATTCAAGAGCTGACATCACCAGATCGTTGGCATTATGTACGGTCTGCTCAAAATCCGGCAGACTGTGCCAGTAGAGGTATCCGAGCATCAGAGCTGGTTGAACATCAGTTGTGGTGGCAAGGGCCAAAATGGCTTATGGACAAACAGCTACCAATTTCCTTTGGGATCGAATTAAAAGATGACGAGCTTAACATTGTACGTGGTGAACAGAGAGTGTCATCATTTGTAGCAACGACGGCCCACGCGAGCATTCTTACAACTCGACGTCTAGACGGCCAAATAATTCCATTAAGCGAACGctttagttcattgcaaaagctTCTTCGTACCGTGGCAATCGTACTTCGGTGGCTACCAGTTCGCCGACATTTGCGAAGACTGATCGTCAATCCTACAGAAATGGACGATGCTCTTAACGTGCTAATCCGAAACGAGCAATATACCTTTGCGACTGATATGTCTCTGATTCGGAAGGGATCGGAAATATCCAGCTCCAGCAAACTAAGGTCATTGAACCCTTACATAGATTGTAACGACATATTGCGAGTCAGAGGTCGTATTGGTCACGCTGACCTTCCAGAAGATCGGCGTTATCCGATAATTTTACCGAAGCATGGGAGTTTGGTACACTTACTCATCCGACACGCACATGAAACCACGCTTCATGGTGGGGCGCAAATCACTCTTCAAGCTCTTCGCGCACGGTACTGGATATTGAACGGAAGGCAAGCAGTCCGAAGCTTCGTGCAGACTTGTGTTATTTGCCGACGACATCGAGGCGTAACGTTATCTCAGCAGATGGCATCCTTACCCAGGCATCGCATTACTGCAGCACGGCCATTTATATCTTCAGGCGTCGACTATTGCGGGCCTTTTACAGTGCGCATCGGCACAAAAAGATCGCGTACAACGATCAAAACATATCTAGCTGTTTTCGTTTGCATGGCGACCAAGGCCGTGCATATTGAAGTTGTCGATGATCTTTCTTCACCTGCATTCTTAGATGCATTTACGCGATTTATAAGTAGACGAGGTCCATGTCGAGATCTCTATAGTGACAACGGTACTACGTTCACAGGTGCTAACCGTTTGCTTAAAGAAGACTTGGCTGCTTGGCAGAACGACAACAACCAACAAAGTTTGGCGAATCTCGGTACTCATTGGCACTTTATCGCTCCCAGCGCTCCTCATCAAGGTGGTCTCTGGGAGGCTGCGGTAAAATCTGCCAAATATCATTTGGTGCGCCTCGTTGGAGCGCAGTCATTATGGTATAGCCAACTTCAGACTTTGGCGACACGCATTGAAGCATGCCTAAATTCTCGTCCGCTAACACCTATATACGATGATCCCAATGATAAGTTAGCTTTGACCCCTGCCGACTTTCTGGTTGGCGCTCCACTGGTTGCAGTCCCTGAAGCTGACATCAGAACAATTCCGTCCAACCGTATTAAGCACTGGCTCTGGCTGCGTCAGATACATCAACAATTTTGGCAACGATGGAGCGAGGAATATTTATCTACCCTTCAAACTCGAAACAAGTGGCAGACGAAATCAAGGGACGTAAAAATCGGAGACATAGTCATCGTAAGACATGAGAACTTACCACCAACATATTGGCGCTTAGGGCGCGTAACTGCGGTTCATCCGGGCAGCAATGGTCTAATACGTAATGTCACGCTTCAGACGGCGAACGGTATGATGACGCGTGCGGTACAGAAATTGTGCCGGCTTCTGGACGCAGAGCATTTTGAGGCCAACGCCTCAACCGGGCAGGATGTTCAGAATTCGTCCAGTCTGGCACCACCTTAAGATGTTCATCAATTCGTCCAGTCTGGCACCACCTCAATTTATAGCATTATTGGTATTATTTCTTCGAATTCATCTATGCACAGTTAGCTTTAAACAGTTAGCTTTaaacagttattgaaaaatgagacgctcaataaatttagtgcttgtACAGCATCGGAGTAATCAAGTCTTTGTCTTTTGCTTAAACAGAGATTTATTGTCGGAGGAGATTATAACGCAAAACATATGATGTGggtttcaatattaaaaaaaaaccaaaagaaaagcACTACTTGGGGTGCATTTACGGAGCATAtggaattatattatatttagacaCAAAAGTATCATTGAAAACAAGCGATGAAATTGAGACAGCTATAGAGTTTTTTCACGAAAAGATTACACAGGTCAACGTTTTGTTCTAGGAAAGTGTAGGgtcattttcgaagtaattttttgtgtagaatccgaatccggggtttaaattgctctatcacgccaggattttgagatatcctaacctaaaagtgcaaaaacgctgtttttgcccatttttgaggttatgtagctacgcagattttgctcttcataaaaaagtagacgtggtattttaaattataagtcttcttcttttaaatgccgttgagtttgcttaagtatctttatttttaactgagatatcgcattttgaagtttccatgtttgtgaatttttcgatattcgaaaatccattgagataacatgagacgtgatacggtcgattacatagtcgcacaaaaaaaaataaaaaaaaacttcaaaatgcgatatctcagcgaaaaattaaatctgttccgtgtgtcacaCCGAAATACCTCGGAACCTGATATCAGTCAAGAAAAATTCATGCAATGGCTGTTGCCATTTTCGAAGATGTTCCGGCCAGCGCACCACCCTTGAGTGGACAActgactacgttgccccctgctgcagagctctgcgaCCACAACCGCCACCCgtggcgcggccgcccaccaccatcaaACCGCAACAACTACAGCGGAATGCACAGCAGGCCCAACGTAGGCAACCCCacgtcactcgtcagtgatttttcgagaccaaATATCAAAGCAGAGGGCATGTTTcttgggcctacctttagatgagccagacgaagacgaccggtgatataccaaacatggggcttctattactgttaaaacaaaaacaacaacaacaaaagcttcacaaaattaatgatgacttgaataaaaaaagtgtgcatgTCCATATACCTCGACGCAGCTAAAACTTTTGGCAAAGTATGGCAATCTGGGTTGctccataaattaaaaacatggCTACctaatgataaataaataaatacaatgacGCATGTTCAGACCTCTAACCGTTGACGCCGGCACTCCCTAAGGTGTCTTAGGACCAACGTTTTATATCTTATATTTCAGTACAATGGCCGttttagcctgagtattttaggagTTAGCAAATCTTTCGATACTCATTGGCTCGACTTTTCAATTTCATACCTAACGTATATATTAATCACGACCTTGATATCGATACTATTGACGAGACGTAGAAAGCGCTAGCAGTAAACACTTAAGCAAAGTATTGACGCACACAAATCCTGTGATTAGAAGGCTCCTAAATAAAGAGAAATCTAGCCAAAGTCACTTTAAATGATATGTACACTTATTTCTTCTAATTAAGTTTGAAAATCCTCAAAGACGCTCTTAGTGTACATAACTTACTGCATGAAGTGTAAATCAGCTTCCTTGGGGCAATATGGCCTTAGTTGCCCAGCCCCAACATAtactttataaatttatttaaagtatagaataaataaataaataaaataaaagtttgaggGCGTTGGCCGCTCAATATCACTTTCATTCCATCTCGTGgtaaattaaattacttattgtctaataataggtgtaatattttatgtaagcaaatacaaaatattccttttttaaaataaacaattttacttGAAACAAGATATATAAACGCAAACCCTCTAAATCAGCAATTTTGCTTTTCGCTGccgctttcaaaatatttatggagCTGGCTTTATAAGGATATTTGCAGGCAAGAAAAATTTGACTGTCGCTGTGTCGTGAAGTGTGGTGGTCAATGTATTTATCCTATAATCCTCAATGAAcatgttataaacaaaataaactcaCCTATTTCTTTGAAAAGTAGAAGTGATGGCAACAACTGCTTTTTGTAATTCATTTTCCATACTTTAAAACTATCTTCACCATTAACAAGGCAACACAGACAGCCCGCCAACTCACTACGatccttttttgcattttcaataTTACGGAAAAgtgtaagaaatatattagcATGCTTACTGCTGGATAAAATGTACTTGATCTGTGGGAGTAAAATTGATAAGTACCATGCATTAAAGtgaacttaaaaaaacttaCCAAAAATTCATGTGCACATTTTGCCAGAGTCTCTTGATTCTCTTTTGGAATAgtataatttgttttcaatgcatTGTAGAACGAAAAGAATGCGAATTGATTCAAAGTTATTGTGCAACTAAAAGAAAACATgtcattataaatttatttcagtcCCATTTTACATACGCTTCTCCGGAGGCAGATAAAACTTTCTCTAAATATTCTGTTACAAATTTTGTGTAACTTTTTAATTCCAGATTGGGTAACATTAAATTTTGCCAcactgcaaaaaaatatatatatttaaattacatgtatgtatgcaactcTTACGATAAATAGCGTTTTATACCTTTGATGCCCTCTGTTATCTGCTTAAAACCGCTTTGCCCAATAGCCCACAGTATGCTCAAACAAATGTTGCTTCTATTTTGATAAGAATTACGCAGCAAAGCAATTTTCGCCATATTATTCGATGCAATGTGTGGCCAATGTTGACCAATTAATTGGAGTAtgaactgaaaacaaaaatatcaaataataacTCACATTAAACGTATTGCCCAAAAGAATGTAAATCTCACCTTATAGCCCACAATAGgcaaatttttggaaagttCCATTGTCATATTAATTAGTAAAGTGTGATAGAAATATGACAAATTCTCATCTCCAACCGATTCTAAAAAATCCACAACAGCCGCATTAAGAGCTGGATTTGCTAAAATGCTGGGGTAATGAATTGATTTCCCTGAAAATGTGGGATCGCAATCGAATGGCAGTTGCTCATTGAAAAAGCTTGCAACCTaccgtataaaaaattattcaaacatttattaaatatttagtattttcaaaGATAATTACTCCTTTCAGCCATAGCAGTTCAGAACCaggataaataatttttaattgctcGAGTTTACATTCGAATTCATCTGCTGTAATATTCCGCAGCACGGTCTCTAAGTTTTTAGGCTTTGACACAGCTGGCTTTGATTTTACTTGTTGCTGCGGtagttgttctttttttatatctttcgaatgtttagtatttttcttgttaggagaatattttgatttaGTGGAAGAACTGATTGACTTCGCGGGCGATAGGTTTTCTTTGCCTCTTTTTCCAGATAACAAGCTTCTATATTCATGTAAAGGTActgaaatgcaaaaattttgtataatgcgcctcatatatttaaaataatactcaCAAATTTCCTCCAGTTTTGGACTTAAAGCCGCCAATCGTTTTTTCTCCGAATGGGCCTCTACCTTCTTATCCAAATTTCTCGCTTTTTTTGATTTCGTAACAACTTCCCATTGATTTGAGGACATTGCAATTTAATTACTTATTGACTTTAACAGTATTAATTTAATCAAACAAAACTATCTTGCAGCTGTATAAATAAATGCACTTTGCCGGCGCTGAGTcgtattaagaagaagaatttaatGCATTGACAGATGACGTTTCCATTTAGCTGTCAAAAGTAGCCGAGGCCTCTCGGctgcaaggcgaattgagtacttaaggtggcgtcttcccaaaacagcttctttattttttgcggTTTTGAAAAGTCTGGCGTCAGGTCCCTTACCAATGCAAAACAGACAAAATTAGGAGAAATTAAATGTTTGAGATTTGAGTAAATTAATATTGCTACGAATTTCGTTACGTTAGAGTTCAAATAAATCTCTCACAATAATTCCCCTCGGTTCGATCTCTAGATTGTCAAATATTATCACAAATTAATGCCACACACTTACTTGctttattgaatcactttatTACTTTTCGTTTACTGGCATATAGCATAGACAGACGAAGGCATTAATCGGGACTAAAGACTTAGGTAGGAATTATCTTAGGAATTAAGTGCATCTAATGCGGATTGGCAACTACACTTAATTCAACATTGACGAAAAATTCCAGTTAATATCTATTATGAACAAGAAACACTGAAAACAATCAATGCAGCATTAAAATTCTGGAACAATATAATGAGCACAACAGGAGTAAgtattttatagcatttttgttttatttttaaatttaaaaatgcgtttttctAATTTCATATGGCAAGCAGAAAGAAACGCAAATGAACAAATCACACAAAACACACTAAGAATTAACTGCGTTGGTAATACTATGATTAAAGCCgccgttgttgttattgttgtgcttCTAGCTgcttactaaaccctgtcagcCCGATGTAGTCACCGGTCGttttcgtctaactcatctaacgacAGGCCCAAAAAACATGCTGTTTGGGCAGGCGAGAggaagaggggtgttaggtgagtagaTTTGAGAGGGCATGTGAGCAGATGGTTAGTATTGTTCGTAGTTGTGCCAAGATTAAGCGAGTCTCTCAgggtagctggagctcttcatcagCTGTGGGTGGGGGTTGGACGctgatt harbors:
- the LOC129249495 gene encoding transmembrane protein 214 — translated: MSSNQWEVVTKSKKARNLDKKVEAHSEKKRLAALSPKLEEILPLHEYRSLLSGKRGKENLSPAKSISSSTKSKYSPNKKNTKHSKDIKKEQLPQQQVKSKPAVSKPKNLETVLRNITADEFECKLEQLKIIYPGSELLWLKGVASFFNEQLPFDCDPTFSGKSIHYPSILANPALNAAVVDFLESVGDENLSYFYHTLLINMTMELSKNLPIVGYKFILQLIGQHWPHIASNNMAKIALLRNSYQNRSNICLSILWAIGQSGFKQITEGIKVWQNLMLPNLELKSYTKFVTEYLEKVLSASGEACTITLNQFAFFSFYNALKTNYTIPKENQETLAKCAHEFLIKYILSSSKHANIFLTLFRNIENAKKDRSELAGCLCCLVNGEDSFKVWKMNYKKQLLPSLLLFKEIEQQLDKTDDDFLRLVCSNTFHIFLKEVEKLNEELDSAKRKDQHLHDLIAVVKSVQEKTTQQKKKQITSEQKKCGCCKWILGSFVLIVLIAGVLIYDTNVNGQGVFERSATGKVLKNAGVLPHVEKVWYMSMGAAARGYKWAEHHVPPYAKPAGQLACDVFKMARNAACNLYGVLSDLVASKLPAAANFLEQYVPGLPKKIEDTSLVLKNVCVDAFGKTVTFFKTQVFIGSLSPENLSKVVNQTQNAAIGYYNQFHKKVDTYSKLK